From a region of the Gossypium raimondii isolate GPD5lz chromosome 10, ASM2569854v1, whole genome shotgun sequence genome:
- the LOC105777834 gene encoding ankyrin repeat-containing protein BDA1-like: protein MDQSFRTISRTGDVSELYKLIQRDGNVLRCFDEVEFIETPLHVAADEGCIGFAMEMMKLKPSFARKLNQQGLSPIHLALEKGHKEMVLRFLQMDKDLVRVRGKNGETPLHYISKVGNHDSLLDRFLKACPDCIRDVTTENRSALHIATENNRLDVVQMLKLLLSCKADKHATNQSGLTALGVAEQHNNRESIRILRGCFIPGVSNIKYEWEKQVVKYVAKASSIIFNDLDNISSDDRNALLVVLGLLLTGTYQATLSPPGSVSQGDDTSSRGKSVLAQTDFLLFYIPTYVVFMVTFFLILALLKPFPHGFKKTIQVLLAFFAICFDQSISFIAPTDFALKVMEVFTLLFFVLTLVMFFTDRVSKPSVAILGCWLTPSELFDFVKGIPPDVDTLFLRLAIDGCWLFLFVKDDFWEGTIIVIGYCSYCIMYDVSWEAPHCCQRCCT, encoded by the exons ATGGACCAAAGTTTCAGAACAATTTCTCGTACGGGAGATGTCagtgaattgtataaattgattCAAAGAGATGGAAATGTTTTGAGGTGCTTCGATGAAGTGGAGTTTATCGAGACTCCTTTACATGTAGCTGCAGATGAAGGGTGCATCGGGTTCGCAATGGAGATGATGAAGCTGAAGCCGTCATTTGCTAGGAAGCTAAACCAACAAGGTTTGAGCCCCATTCACCTTGCATTGGAAAAGGGGCATAAAGAGATGGTGCTTCGTTTCCTACAAATGGATAAAGATCTTGTTCGTGTCAGAGGGAAGAATGGTGAGACTCCGTTGCACTACATTAGTAAAGTTGGAAACCATGATAGTCTGTTGGACAGATTTTTGAAGGCTTGTCCTGATTGTATCCGAGATGTTACAACTGAGAATCGCAGTGCTTTGCATATTGCAACGGAAAACAACAGATTGGATGTTGTTCAG ATGCTTAAACTACTATTAAGTTGCAAGGCTGATAAGCATGCCACCAATCAATCCGGTTTAACCGCACTGGGTGTTGCAGAACAACATAATAACAGAGAAAGCATCAGAATTCTGCGTGGTTGCTTTATTCCTGGAGTTTCAAACATTAAATATGAGTGGGAGAAACAAGTCGTCAAGTATGTCGCAAAAGCATCATCAATAATTTTTAACGATTTGGATAATATATCAAGCGATGACCGCAATGCCTTACTTGTAGTTTTAGGGCTGCTTCTAACAGGAACCTACCAAGCCACTCTTAGCCCACCTGGTAGTGTTTCGCAGGGTGACGATACCTCATCACGAGGGAAATCAGTACTTGCTCAAActgattttcttcttttctatatTCCAACCTATGTTGTGTTCATGGTAACCTTTTTCCTAATACTAGCCCTGCTTAAACCTTTTCCCCATGGTTTCAAGAAAACAATTCAAGTACTACTTGCTTTCTTCGCAATATGCTTCGACCAATCGATATCTTTCATAGCCCCAACTGATTTTGCACTTAAAGTTATGGAAGTATTTACGctattgttttttgttttaacaTTGGTCATGTTTTTTACTGATCGGGTGTCAAAACCCAGTGTTGCAATTTTGGGATGTTGGTTAACTCCTTCAGAATTGTTTGACTTTGTTAAAGGAATTCCTCCTGATGTTGACACACTATTTTTAAGATTAGCAATTGACGGATGCTGGTTATTTCTTTTCGTAAAGGATGATTTCTGGGAAGGAACCATTATAGTTATAGGATATTGTTCATACTGTATTATGTATGACGTCAGTTGGGAAGCTCCTCAT TGTTGTCAACGTTGTTGCACTTAA
- the LOC105775644 gene encoding uncharacterized protein LOC105775644, giving the protein MDERLRTAARTGNVADLYNLIQRDGNVLRHFDEVEFVDTPLHIAAEEGCIRFAMEMMNLKPAFARKLNQQGLSPLHIAVKQGHKEMALRFLEMDKDLVRVKGKNENNRLDVLQVLIRTIWKTDYYREVVNQMDEDGNTALHLAAFHNQLEMLKLLLNCKADKHANNQAGWTAMDVAQQQHNRESITILRGCFIPEVSNFKCKLEKQIVKHVTKASSLIFHNMDNISGEDRNALLVILGLLLAATYQASLSPPGGVWQGENTSTSKGSYDSTVPGKSVMDKSSFLHFYIPTYIVFIVTFFLILALLKPFPHGFRTALQVLLAFLAMCFDQSISFIAPTFLTSGILCIFSTIIFILMVFMCIAYQVSKFSVSIVGCWIFSSFFLSILGGEIVGGVIQGLLLFLFLSDESLKGTIVVVGYGLFFRIDSLIGIDNGVDDISSRYPIMLKLLLNCKADNHAINQAGSTAPDVAQEHNIRESITILRGLLLTATYQASLCPPGGVWQGDNTSKSKRSYDEMNSTSSVACFIHNMLRPINKKAEISAKEGRNRKKPFGSPSPPPPETGTLMGVVGGGYGGGRELVAENPRAPKSSLILVNTVSGLKLFQIFFSQLVLPPDMDERLRTAARTRNVSHLYSLIQRDGNVLRHFGEMEFVETPLHIAAEDGCIRFAMEMDLKPSFSRKLNQQGLSPLHLVVRKGHRRVVLRFLEIDKDLARVKGKNGKTPLHIISEVGNNNGLLDRFLKM; this is encoded by the exons ATGGATGAAAGGTTGAGAACAGCAGCTCGTACAGGAAATGTTGCTGATTTGTACAATTTAATTCAAAGAGATGGAAATGTTTTGAGGCACTTTGATGAGGTGGAGTTTGTCGACACTCCTTTACATATTGCTGCAGAAGAAGGATGCATTAGGTTTGCAATGGAAATGATGAACTTAAAGCCAGCATTTGCTAGGAAGCTAAACCAACAGGGCTTGAGCCCACTTCACATTGCAGTTAAACAAGGGCATAAAGAGATGGCTCTACGTTTCTTGGAAATGGATAAAGATCTTGTTCGTGTCAAAGGAAAGAACG AAAACAACAGACTGGATGTTCTCCAAGTCCTAATTCGAACAATTTGGAAGACAGACTATTATCGGGAAGTGGTGAACCAAATGGACGAAGATGGAAACACTGCACTGCACTTAGCTGCTTTCCATAATCAACTAGAG ATGCTTAAACTACTATTAAACTGCAAAGCCGATAAGCATGCCAACAATCAGGCTGGTTGGACGGCAATGGATGTAGCACAACAACAACATAATAGGGAAAGCATTACTATTCTGCGTGGTTGCTTTATTCCAGAAGTTTCaaactttaaatgtaaattgGAGAAACAAATCGTCAAGCATGTGACAAAGGCGTCATCACTAATTTTTCACAATATGGATAATATATCAGGCGAGGACCGCAATGCCTTACTAGTAATTTTAGGACTACTTCTAGCTGCAACCTACCAAGCCAGTCTAAGCCCCCCTGGTGGTGTTTGGCAAGGTGAAAATACCTCAACGTCCAAAGGATCATATGATTCAACAGTACCAGGGAAATCAGTCATGGATAAATCTAGTTTTCTTCATTTCTACATTCCAACTTATATTGTCTTCATAGTAACCTTTTTCCTAATACTAGCCCTGCTTAAACCATTTCCCCATGGTTTCAGGACAGCACTTCAAGTACTACTTGCCTTTCTTGCAATGTGCTTCGACCAATCAATATCTTTCATAGCCCCTACCTTTCTAACATCGGGAATTCTCTGtatattttcaacaattattttcattttaatggtGTTCATGTGCATCGCATATCAAGTGTCAAAATTCAGTGTTTCAATCGTGGGATGTTggatattttcttcattttttctttccattttagGTGGAGAAATAGTTGGAGGTGTAATTCAAGGATTGTTGTTGTTCCTTTTTCTATCCGATGAGTCCTTAAAAGGAACTATTGTAGTTGTAGGTTATGGTTTATTCTTTAGAATAGATTCTTTGATTGGTATTGATAATGGTGTTGATGATATTAGCTCCAGATACCCTATT ATGCTTAAACTACTGTTAAACTGCAAGGCTGATAACCATGCCATCAATCAAGCTGGTTCAACAGCACCGGATGTTGCACAAGAACATAATATCAGAGAAAGCATTACTATTCTACGAG GGTTGCTTCTAACTGCAACCTACCAAGCTAGTCTTTGCCCACCTGGTGGTGTTTGGCAGGGAGATAATACTTCAAAGTCCAAAAGGTCATATGATGAGATG AACAGCACTTCAAGTGTTGCTTGCTTTATTCACAATATGCTTCGACCAATCAATAA GAAAGCCGAGATCTCGGCAAAAGAGGGCCGAAATCGAAAGAAACCTTTCGGTTCTCCCTCTCCACCACCGCCGGAAACAG GTACTTTGATGGGAGTGGTTGGTGGTGGTTACGGCGGTGGCAGGGAGTTGGTGGCTGAaaaccctag AGCACCGAAGTCTTCACTCATTCTAGTAAACACTGTAAGTGGGCTTAAgctctttcaaattttcttttctcaattggTTCTTCCACCTGATATGGATGAAAGGTTGAGAACAGCAGCTCGTACACGAAATGTTAGTCATCTATACAGTTTAATTCAAAGAGATGGAAATGTTTTGAGGCACTTTGGTGAGATGGAGTTTGTCGAAACTCCCTTACATATTGCTGCAGAAGACGGATGCATTAGGTTTGCAATGGAAATGGACTTAAAGCCATCATTTTCTAGGAAGCTAAACCAACAAGGCTTGAGCCCACTTCACCTTGTTGTTAGAAAAGGGCATAGAAGGGTGGTTCTACGTTTCTTGGAAATTGATAAAGATCTAGCTCGTGTCAAAGGAAAGAATGGTAAGACACCTTTGCACATCATAAGTGAAGTTGGAAACAATAATGGCCTGTTGGATAGATTCCTAAAGATGTAG
- the LOC105777836 gene encoding general transcription and DNA repair factor IIH subunit TFB2-like, with the protein MLHQCFLLQLISSGQAEKSTSFSSSMMRIFQHGLLRQRDKEAPRLTLSGFQFLLMDTNAQLGYIIREYISNSEVYLMR; encoded by the exons ATGTTGCACCag TGTTTCTTGCTGCAACTTATAAGTTCAGGACAAGCTGAAAAATCAACGAGCTTCAGCTCTTCCATGATGAGAATTTTTCAGCATGGTCTTTTGCGTCAGAG AGATAAAGAAGCTCCAAGATTAACTCTGAGTGGTTTCCAATTCTTG TTGATGGATACAAATGCTCAGCTTGGGTATATTATTAGAGAGTATATCTCCAATTCAGAGGTATATTTGATGAGATAA
- the LOC105775642 gene encoding uncharacterized protein LOC105775642, protein MEMMKLKPSFARKLNQQYLSPLHLAVRKEHRRMVLRFLEIDKNLIRVKGKNGNTPLHIISEVGNRNGLLDRFLEICPQSIREVTIENRNALHIAVENDRLDVLQAGWMALDIAERYGNKDSITVLRGCFIPGVSNFNCKLEKQIVKYVTKASSPIFHGMVNISGEDRNALLVILGLLLTVTYQASLSPPPGGVWQVDNTSKSKGSDDSTIIGRSVMDQSSFLHFYIPIYIVFLVTFFLILALLKPFPHGFRTALQLLLAFLAMCLNHDVVS, encoded by the exons ATGGAGATGATGAAGTTGAAGCCGTCATTTGCTAGGAAGCTAAACCAACAATATTTGAGCCCACTTCACCTTGCAGTTAGAAAAGAGCATAGAAGGATGGTTCTACGTTTCTTGGAAATTGACAAAAATCTAATTCGTGTCAAAGGAAAGAATGGTAACACACCTTTGCACATCATAAGTGAAGTTGGAAACCGTAATGGTCTGTTGGATAGATTTCTTGAGATTTGTCCTCAATCTATTCGAGAAGTTACAATTGAGAATCGTAATGCTTTGCATATTGCTGTGGAAAACGACAGACTGGATGTTCTTCAA GCTGGCTGGATGGCATTGGATATTGCAGAACGGTATGGTAATAAAGACAGTATTACTGTTCTGCGTGGTTGCTTTATTCCAGGAGTTTCAAACTTTAACTGTAAGTTGGAGAAACAAATTGTCAAGTATGTGACAAAAGCATCATCTCCAATTTTTCACGGTATGGTTAATATATCAGGCGAGGATCGCAATGCCTTGCTAGTAATTTTAGGTTTGCTTCTAACTGTTACCTACCAAGCCAGTCTTAGCCCCCCCCCTGGTGGTGTTTGGCAGGTAGATAATACTTCAAAGTCTAAAGGGTCAGATGATTCAACGATAATAGGGAGATCAGTCATGGATCAATCTAGTTTTCTTCATTTCTATATTCCAATCTATATAGTCTTCTTAGTAACCTTTTTCCTAATACTTGCCTTGCTTAAACCATTTCCCCATGGTTTTAGGACTGCACTTCAACTGCTACTTGCGTTTCTTGCAATGTGCTTAAACCACGATGTTGTATCCTAA